CTTTTATTAGGTGCCGGCTGAAAGGCGATGATGTCCGTTGCCGTTGGGCTCGGCGATTCCATACTGCCGGATCTTATATAGCAGGGCCTTGTAGCTGATCTTCAACAGCGCTGCAGCCTGTTTACGGTTCCAATTGGTCTCTTCCAAAGCACGAGTGATGGCCTCAGCCTCGGCTTCATCTTTAGCGCTACGCGCCAGAGACTTCAACCCGCGCGATTGCTCTCCGGCGCCGCGGCCGGCGGAAGCCACCGAAGTGTTGATGTCGGAATTGGGTTGCAACTCATGAATGGCAGTAGCTTCGTCACCCAGAATCAGGTAGCGTTTGACGAAATTGCTTAGCTCACGCAGATTGCCCGGCCAGGGATAATCCAGGCATTTTTGCTGAAGCGCTGCCGAGAGCGGCAGCGGAGGACGAGCATAGTGCTCGGCCAGACGCGACATAAAGTGTTTCAACAGCAGTGGAATTTCTTCCTTCCGTTCGCGCAGCGGCGGAAGCTGTAGCGTGAATGCATTCAACCGGTAATACAAGTCTTCGCGCAGGCGCTTGTTCGCAATCGCCTCCGGAATATTGATGTTCGTGGCGGCCAGAATGCGCACGTCTACCTTGACCACCGAACGGCTGCCCAGTCGGGAGAACTGCTGGTCCTGCAAAACGTGCAACAGCTTGGCTTGCAGCATAGGGGGCATTTCGCCAATCTCATCCAGCAAGATCGTACCCTTGTTGCACAGCTCAAATTTGCCGGGCTTGGAATGGGTGGCCCCGGTGAACGCTCCCGCCTCGTACCCGAACAATTCGCTCTCCAGCAAATCGGCGGGGACTGCCGCGCAGTTAACCTTCAAGAAGGTGCGGTGCGCGCGCGGCGATAGTTTATGGATCAGGCGCGCCAGCACTTCCTTGCCGGTCCCGCTCTCACCTAGCAAAAGTACTGGGATGTCCACTCCCGCCACCAAAGCGGCCTGGGAGCGGATTTTCTTCATCGCCGGACTGCCGGCAACGAAAAACACGTCGTCGCAAAGCTCCTCTACTTCGCCGGCATAGGGTTGCGACTCTGAACGCAAGCATTGCTTAATGACCGCATCCAGTTCCGCTTTCTGAAAAGGCTTGGTGAGGTAATCCTGCGCTCCCAGCCGGATCGCCTGCACAACCTTGCGGGTGTCGCTTACGCAGGAAAGCATCACCACTTTCATGCTGGGCTGCAGTTGGCGCAGCTGCTCCAGGGTTTGGAGACCGTCAATGCCGGGCATCAGCAGGTCGAGCAGCACCAGGTCAGGGCTGAGCCCGCTCTGCACCCGCTGCAGCGCGTGTTCGCCGTTGCTGGCGGTCTCCACCTTGTATGAGTCCACCTCGAGCAAGGTGCGGATGTAACGCAACATGCCGGGTTCATCATCAACCAGAAGGATGCTCGGATTTGGGGCGGTGCTCATCGCGCCCCCCCAGAAACCATCGGACGTAGCGGCATCAGGAATGAGAATTTGCTGCCCGAACCCAATTCGCTCTCCACCCAGATTTTTCCTCCGAAGGCCTGCACCAGGCGGCGGGCAATGGCAAGTCCAAGCCCCATGCCATCAGACTGAGTGCCGCCTTGAGGCAGTCGGAAAAAATCGTCAAAAATCTCTTGATGAAATTCCGGACCGATTCCCGGCCCGGTGTCTGAAACGCTTACTTTCACAGAATTTAGTACCTCAGCTTTTTGCCGGCGGCGATCGTGCGGCAGATCGGGGGTGTAGATCGTCCGCCGCTCCCACATGTACGGCTCGGCGTGCAGCCAGACGGTGCCGCCTTGAGGAGTAAACTTCACCGCGTTTTCAAGCAAATTGGAAACCACCCGTTGCACCTTTGCACCGTCGAACATGAAGCGCTGTAGCTTTTCGTTAGGCAGGAAATAAAGGGCCACACCCTTTTCCTGAAAACGGGTTGACCAGAACGTGCACACTTCGGAGAGGCAGCCATTCATATCTGCCATCTCAAATCTCATTTTCAGTTCGCCGGTTTCGAGCACACTGAACGTCAGGAAATCCTGAATGAAGTGCTCGAGGCGGACGCTGCTGCTTTGCATGTCCTTCAATACGTTGCGCTGACGCTCGCTAAGATCTCCCAACTTCTCGCTTTGCAGCAATTCGATGTAGCCGGCGAGAATAGCAAGCGGGGTTTTCAGGTCGTGCGCTGCGGCAGCTAACGCATCGGTGCAGCGACGATAGCGTTCCTGGAGCTGCATGTAGGCTTGCAGCAGCTCCTGTTGGCTCCCCGAACTGGCGCGAAGATCGGGGTTCTCGGCAACCGGGCTCATTGCCACGGCGCGGCTGGATGCATTAGACACACTCATCTCCCGGGCCTGTGCTTACCGTCCACTTAGGCTTCGCAACAAGAGGGGAGGGTCGGCTTTCGTTCTAGCCACTTCAGCGAGCTAACCTTGTGCTGAGATGCTATCCGCACAGTTACCACCTGTCAATCGTGAAATGCACCCCTTTAGTCATAAGTGAGAAGAACATTACCGCGGGTTACAACCATGTACATATCGCACTGGTTAACACTTGGAATTACGGCCATGCCGACGATCTTGAAGAAGTGGGTGAATCTGCGAACTTACGAGGGCCATCACCTTCCCAACCGGGATGCGCCAAATTGAGATTAGACAGGTTCGTAAGTCGTAGAGATGTGGCCCTTTAGATGCGAGGAATAACAATTGACTTTGGTCTAGGGGCATAACCTTGGCGCGGAAAGCATCTTCAAAAGAGCGGCGGGAATGGGAAAGACTGCCGTTAGCGGTCCCCATGTTCGTGCGAGGACGCGACCAGCGGGGTCACGAATTCCTGGAATTTGGTACCGCTCTAAACGTCAGCGCCGGGGGCGTTCTGTTGGCCGTGGGACGCCATGTTCCAGTGCCCTCCAGAGTGTCACTGGAGGTGCCGTGCGCGCCCCAAACTAAACCAGCTGGCCTGCCTCGAACGGTTCGGCGGTTGTTCGCTCGGCTGGTTCATCGCGGCGCCTCCGTGAACTCTCAGTTGCTGGGTCTGAAGTTCTCCAAACCTCTTCTCACCCCTAAAATGCGGAAGAATAGTTCCTCAGTGTGAAAACCTTTTCCCTGTCATATGCAGTTCTGTGGTCGTGAGTCACAGGCGGCGGTTAGAGCACGAAAATGGTCTCTAACTGACACATTCGCAGCGAGTTAGGTGCAATTTAGTGGGGTATTAAGGGCTGTGTCTCACTTTGGCGCTCGAGGTGCAATTACAGGGGCAGGTAAGTTAGACGTTTCAAGTGAGAGTGCAACATATGGCTTCAACAACGATGGGCGCGCTAGTGCAGGCCTTAGGCGATATCCCTCCGCAAGAGATAGTTTTTGGGCGCACTGACGCGATGCGGGCCTTGCGCGAGCGCCTGGACAAGGTCGCCTGTGCCAATGTTCCCGTGCTGATCCAGGGTGAGAGCGGCACCGGTAAAGACATTATTGCCCGCATGATTCATTCCCTCTCGCCATGGAAAGCCGGCCCGCTGGTGAAAGTGAATTGTCCGGCGATTCCCGGCACTCTGCTGGAGAGCGAACTTTTCGGTTACGAACGCGGGGCCTTCACCGGCGCCTACGGTTCGAAACCCGGGCGGGTAGAGATGGCTCACCGCGGGACGCTGTTTCTCGACGAAATTTCAGAGCTCGATCCCTCCCTGCAATCCAAGCTGTTGCAGTTGCTGCAAGACGGCCAGTTCTGCCGCATCGGCGCGCAGGAAGATAAAAAAGTGGAAGTGCGGGTAGTGTGCGCCACGAACCGGCAACTGGAGCAGGAAATCGCTACCGGCAATTTCCGCCAGGACCTTTTCTACCGCATCAACGTAGTGAATCTGCAGATGCCGCCGCTGCGCGATCGCGCCTCCGACATTCCCGACCTGATCGCCTACTTCCTCGAGTTCTACAATCGCAAATATAACTGTCGCGCCAAGACACTCTCCAATGAGCTGATGGGCATGCTGCAGAAATATCACTGGCCGGGCAACATTCGCGAACTCGAAAACCTGATCAAGCGCTATGTGATTCTGGGGTCGGAAGAAGCGATCACCAGCGACCTGGTGAGCCAGACCAAAGACTTCTTTAACGCCGACATTCCGGTGGACGGGCCGATCTCGCTCAAGAAGATCACCCGCCAGGCAGTGCGCGAGCTGGAACGCAAGGTAATACTGAAAGTCCTGCAGGCGAACCACTGGAACCGCAAGCAATCGGCGCGGGCACTGAGCATCAGCTATCGCGCGCTGCTGTATAAGATTCGCGAAACTGGATTGCCCTCCAACCGTCAGCGCATTAACGCCGCGAACGGCACGAACGGTGCCCAGAGCGTCGCCGCCGACTAAAACTGTTGTTGTCCTCGACTCCGAAAAGGGCGGGCCTGAATGGTCCGCCCTATTTTTTGCCTGCGCGGATTCACAATGCCCGTGGGTGGGATACCCACTCCCCCTCGCCACTGTGGGATCAAAGATTTAGTCAAACCCAAGCGTTTAGGTTATGTCCGTCGCACGATGCGATCTGAATGTCAGTGATAGCCTTACTACATCATCTCTTCGACTAACTCCTGAAAGAGGGTTCTGTCCACGTGCAGCGGCTGTTTGGCGAGGGGGCCTCGTTTGAAGGCGGGCTCGCTGTCTTCGTAGGTGGGCTGGTCGTCTTGGTAGAAGAGGCCGATGGGGATACGGTCTCCCCACTCAAATGATTTTTCGAGCGCCGCCTGGACGTTGCTGGGATCGTGGGCGGGATGGCCGTTTCCGGGCACGTCTTTTCCGTTCATGCCTGCATCATCCAGTTTGTAAACGCGTTTCTTGAACCAGGGATAAGTGTTCAACTTGTTGTAGGTCACGCAGGGACTGAAAACGTCAATCAGGGCGAAGCCTTTGTGGCGGATCCCGCCGGCGATGAGTTCGGCCATGTGGTTGGGCTCGCCGGAGAAGGCGCGCGCCACATAAGTCGCGCCGGAGATGAGCGCCAGCGCAATAGGGTTGATGGGCAGCTCGACGTTGCCGCGCGGCGTGGACTTGGTGCGCATGTCTTTCATTGTCGTGGGCGATGCCTGGCCGGTGGTGAGGCCGTAAATCTGGTTGTCCATCACGACATACGTGAGGTCGAGATTGCGGCGCATCGCGTGGATAAAGTGGCCGATGCCGATGCCGTAACCATCGCCGTCGCCACCGGTGATGACGACTTTGAGGTCGTGATTGGCCAGCTTGATGCCGGTGGCCACCGCGAGCGCGCGTCCGTGAAGCGAGTGAACTCCGTAGGCATGCACGTAGCCGGGCAAATTGGAGGAGCAGCCGATACCGGAGACGACCACCAGATCCTTGGAGGCGACGTGGGCGTCGCCGGCGGCCATCTTCACGGCCTTGAGGACGCCGAAGTCGCCGCAGCCCGGGCACCAGTCGGGATCAACCGGGCCTGCGTAAGTTTCGATGGGCAGTTCGACGACGGTGGCCATGTTTCCTCCAGTGTTCGTTCCTTCTTCAGAACCTAGTTCTCTCGCTGCGCTCGGGATGACAATCGAGAGCAGTTCTCTCGCTGCGCTCGGGATGACAATCGAGAGCAGTTCTCTCGCTGCGCTCGGGATGACAATCGAGAGCAGTTCCCTCGCTGCGCTCGGGATGACAATCGAGAGCAGTTCCCTCGCTGCGCTCGGGATGACAAATCAAAAGCAGGGCAAATCCAAAGCGCGTTAAGCGGCTCGCCACGAATGCGTGGAGCCGGTTTCAATGCCGACGTGCAAGTCGCCGCGCCTTTGCCCGGAATCGCGAGAAACGATCTCAATCTGCCATGTAGGCTCGCGGTAACCGTTGGTGGCAGCGCGTTCGATGCGGCCGGGGCGCACGTCCTCCCCGAGGTGCACGCGGATGTAGTGATATGCGATCTCGCGGGCCTCATCTGCGGTAACCGCGAGCGAGCGCTGGCTACCTTCAAGTATGGCCTGCACCTGCTCGACAATGTGGTGCGGCTCGAACGGCTCGCCGTCATATTTAAGGATGTGGTCGTGAACGGTGTAGCCGGTTTCGGCGCGCAGGTGGCGGGCAAATTGTCCAGTGGCGTTCAGCTCCACACAGATAGTGCGCTTGCAATTACGCAAAATGGCAGCGGCCTCGCGACTGTGGAAAGGCAGCAGATATTTGAAGTGCAGCTGATTCGCGATGACGCCGAGTGCCGCGAGTTGCGGGATGGCTTCGCGAATCACGCCCTTGCAAGAGCCCCAACCGATCAGAGTAACGTCGGCATTGCTCGGGCCTTCCAGCTGAGGCGCGGGCAAGTCACGCAGCGCGAGGTCCATCTTCTTCATGCGCTTTTCTGCGATCTTGCGGCGGATAGCTGCGTTGGTGAAAACGTCGGATATCAGAATGCCTTCTTCGTCGTGCTCATCGCTGGCAGCGATGTAATGGGCGTTTGCCGTGCCGGGAAGCGCGCGAGGTGAAACGCCGGACGAAGTGAAAGCATAGCGCTTGTATTTGCCGCCGGGCCAGTCCGCGACCAGTTCGCCGCGATCGATCGGCACAGTGGCGGGCAACTCCTCGGGCTCGATCGTCTCCGGATGTTCCGAAACCAGCAGGTCGGAAATAATAATGACGGGAAGCTGGTATTTTTCCGCGAGATTGAAGGCTTCGACAGTGGAGTGGAAGCAGTCAGCGGTATCGGTGGGTGCAATAATCACACGGGGAAAATCCCCCTGCGATGCGCCGTAAACCTGGTTGAGGTCGGCCTGCTCCGTCTTCGTGGGAATACCGGTGGACGGACCGCCGCGCTGCACCTCGACGATGACGACCGGAACCTCGATCATGCTCGCCATTCCAATAGCTTCAGTCATGAGCGCGAAGCCGCCGCCGGAGGTGCCGCACATGGCGCGCACGCCCGCGAAACCGGCGCCGACAGCCGTGTTAACTACTGCGAGTTCGTCCTCGCACTGCTTGACGGCGATGCCGCAGCGCTCGCCGTGATTTGCCATCCAGTGCAGGATGGCGGATGCCGGCGTCATGGGATAAGCCGAGTAAAACTTGCAGCCGGCTGCGAACGCGCCCAGGCTGATGGCTTCGTTCCCGGTAATGAAGGGGCGGCGCTTGCGTGAAAAATTCCATTTGCAGCCGAGAGGCGCGAAATGCTCGCGAGCGTAGTCGTAACCGGCGCGCGCGAGCTTTACGTTCTGGTCGATGACGGCCTGGCCCTTGTGGCCGAACGTATCGGCGAAAACACCGGCAGTGACGTCGAACTCCAGTCCGATCAGGAAGAGCAGCGCGCCTAGCGCGACCGTGTTCTGCATGATCGGCTGCACCGGGCCGAGCGGCTTGGTGAGCTGGCCGACAGGAATGGGGGCTGAGACAACGTTGTCGCGCAATGCGATGTTGCAGCGTAGCTTGTCGGAATTAAAGATGACGATGCCGCCCGACTCAACCTCGGGCGCATGACGTTCGATGGAGTCCTGGTTCAGCGCAATCAGCGCGTGCAGGTGGTCGCCGTGCGAGCCGAGCCTTTCCTGCCCCAGCCGGACGCGCAGCCAGATGTGGCCGCCGCGGATCACCGACTGATAGCTGTTGTAGGCGTACGCGTAAAGGCCCAGGCGCGCGGCGGTCTTGGCAAGGGTGTCGCCAGTTTTGTCGAGGCCATCGCCGGCGGCGCCTGCGATTCCGATCGTGATGCTGGAAAATTCAGCCATGGCACGTCCCCTGAGTGAGTCAGAACTTCCCGTCCGACCAGGAGGTCAGGGAAGTGGGGGCGTGCGATTAGGTTAAAGAGTCCCAGGATCGTCCCCCAAAACTTGGCTTGGCTTGTCCCTTGCGCCTAGGTCGATTTCCCGAGATGCGAGCGATTAGACAACCGTTGAAAACGCCTGTCAAGGATTTCCGCTAAGCAATAGTGCGACAATTGAAGGAAAGCCCAAATTCAAGCCGCCGGGTCACGGCACTCACCGGTGGCGGCATTTCAGGTAAAATCAATTGCGCAATACTATTTACGCTTCCGCGTCGAATTCCCAACAATTGCGACTAATGCGCGCCAGGCGCGGGGACTGCGTCCCAGGAGTGAATTGATGGCAAAGATTGCAAAGACGGCCGACCGCAAGAAGGTCATGGACACCACCAAAAGCACCGACTGCCCCAAGTGCGGGAAACCCACCCGCATCGTGAAGCGGGTGAAGGACCGTGAACGCGGTATCCCAGGCGGTGTCTTCATATCCTGCTCGGGATGTGAGTTCTACGAAAAGCTTTAATTGGTTCGCCGGTTGGAGTTAAAAAGACTGGCTTCGGCGACGTGTTCTATCGAATAGCCGCCTTCTCACCTAGAATCCATCCACGGGTCCACCAGAAACATGGCATTTTCGGTTGCCCTCGCGAGTTATTGGCGGCTGGTGCGCGGAAACAAGAATTTCCGCCGGCTGTGGTTTGCCCAAATCATCAGCGAGATCGGTGACTGGTTCTATGCCGTTGCTATTTACAGCCTTTTGCTGGAGCTGACCGGCAAAGCTTCTTCGGTGGCGGGAGCGCTCGTCCTCCAGGTGCTCCCCCAAACTTTCGTGGGGCCGATGGCGGGTGTGATCAACGACCGCATCAGCCGCAAGAAAGTGATGATCGCCGCCGACCTATTGCGTGCCGTCATCGTCGCTTCCATGCTGCTGGTGCGCTCGCGTTCGATGGTGTGGCTGATTTATCCGTTGTTATTTCTTGAAACCATCATGTGGGCGTTTTTCGAGCCCGCGCGCACCGCAGTTTTGCCGAATATCACCGCAGAAGAAGATCTGATCACCGCCAATACCCTGGGATCTACGACGTGGTCGGCAAATTTTGCCATTGGCGCCCTGCTAGGCGGACTGGTGGCCGCGTTCCTGGGCCGGGACGCGGTGTTCATTATCAATTCGGCTTCCTTCCTGCTGTCGGCGGCGCTGCTCAGAAGAATGAACTTCCGCGAGGCGCATACCGAGTTGCACGGTCCGCTGCGGCTCCGCGATCTGGTGGACTACTCTCCTATAGCCGATGGCATTCGTTACATTCGCAGTGATGCCCGGCTGCTGGCCACCATGTTCGTGAAATGCGGAATCGGAATCATGGGCGTGAACTGGGTTCTTTTCCCGGTGATGGGAGAGAAAGTATTTCCCCTCACCGGCGATGGCATGTCGGCCAGCCGCGGCGGCATGTTCAGCATGAGTCTGTTAATGGCGGCACGCGGCTTCGGCTCGTTGGTTGGGCCGTTACTCTCGGCAAGCTGGGCAGCGCAGAATCAGTCGCGTTTGCGCGCGCTTATTTTGTTCGGACTGGTCGGAGGCGGAGTCGGCTATGTGCTGCTGGGTGGCGCGCCGAACCTGGCGCTTGCCTGTACAGCTATTGTTTTCGCCCATATGGCTGCGTCCAATATTTGGGTTTCCTCAAACACGCTCCTACAGCTCAACACAGAAGACCGGTTTCGCGGGCGTGTGTTCTCCGCCGACCTGGGCTTTGCCATGCTGACCATGGCCATGAGTGCCTGGATCGGGGGATTGCTGATTGACCGCGGAGTTTCAGTGCGCACCGTAGCCGCGCTTGCCGGATGCGTCATGATTATTCCGGCTGCAGTCTGGTTCCGCGCGCTCAGCTTATGGCGGCGGCCCGTGCCGGAAAAAGCTCAGTCACCCACCTAGGCACAGGCGCCCTCGCCTGTATAGGTTGGAGTCTAACGAACTCGCGTAGGCACAGGCGCCCTCGCCTGTACAGGTGGAGTCTAACCAACTCGCGTAGGCACAGGCGCCCTTGCCGGTGCAGGTTGGAGTCTAACCAACTCGCGTAGGCACAGGCGCCCTCGCCTGTGCAGGTGGAGTCTAACGAACTCGCGTAGGCACAGGCGCCCTCGCCGGTGCAGGTTGGAGTCTAACCAACTCGCGTGGGCACAGGCGCCCTCGCCGGTGCAGGCGAGCGCAGCTCGCCCGGCCTTCATCGGCTCACTTCTTTCCTTTCAAATACCGATCAAACCACTCCACTGTTCTCTTCATGGCATCAATCTGATTTTCTCGTTTTTCGAAGCCGTGCCCCTCATCAGGATAGTAGTGCGCGTCCACCACCGTGCCCTGCTTCTTCAGGATCGCCACCACCTGCTCGGCTTCTTCCTTGGGATCGGTAATGTCATTCTCGCCTTGCAACACCAGCAACGGCGCTTTCGCGTTTTGAAAGTATTTTGTCGGCGAGGCGTTCTCATAAACCGCTCGGTCCTTCACCGGATCGCCGAGAATGGACTGATCGTACTGTTGCAGGATGGGATCTTCATTCGCCTGCTCTGTCAGCCAATCCGTGATGCCGTACAGCTCCACGGCGGCGGCCCAGACCTCCGGCGTTTTGCCGATCGCGATCATTGCCATATAGCCGCCATAGGAACCGCCGGTAATCCCGATCTTCTTGGCGTCAACATAGCCAGTTTCAGCCAGAAATTGTGCCGCATAAACCTCGTCCTGAAGATCGCCGCCGCCCAGGTCTTGATAGTTCGCCTTCTGAAACGCCATCCCGTATCCAGTGGAGCCGCGCACGTTCGGGGCGATGCAAACGTAACCGCGAGAGGCCAGGGCCGCGGCCGTCTTGTCGAAATAATCAGTGGTCTGGCCGGTCGGACCACCGTGCGGAAGGACGATTCCGGGATTGCTTCCGTCCCGTTGCAAGTTGAATGGCATCCACAGGAACGCACTAATCACCTTGCCATCGAATGTTTTGTAGTGAACCAATTGCGACGCCGGGAGCTGCGCCGGGTTCAAGCTAGCGATGGCTGAATGCGTAAGCTGCGTCGCGCGCCGGGTAGCCATCTGATATACCCATAAATCCGATGGCTGAGTTGACCCCTGGTGCAGCACCAGCAGCCGTGTGCCATCCGGCGAGAATGCTTTCGGCTTGCCGGATGCTTCGGTGATTCCAACCGGAAAATTCAATTTCTCGGCGCGCCCGGATTGGCGATCAACTATGTAGCTATGAATGCGCCCGTCTTCATTGACGCCGTAGGTGAAACTTCTGCCATCAGGAGCAAAATCACCAGGCTCCGCATCCCACTTCAGGTCGGTCACCCACGAGAGTTTTTTGCTCTGGACATCGAGCAAGGCGACATTGGAATATCCAGCTTTTTCGTTCGATGAAATCAACAAGGCGCGTCCATCGGGCGCCAGCGACGACGCTTGGTAAATGATCTGTCCCTGATGTGGCGTAAGGTTCTCAGTCGTGCCTGTGGCGACATCCACCCGATAGACGTCCGAATCGGTGTGGCCCACATTTGCCCGGTTGGCATAAATCGTCTTACCGTCGCCCGACCAGGCCACAGCGGACCAGACGTGGTCTTTGGTCTTCTCGTTCGTCAGCTTATGGACCTGCCGCGTTTTCCAATCCAACAGCGCAATATCCACCTGCGACTCGGTCCGCAGTTTGTAATCGAGTGAAAGCCTGCTGCCGTCCGGCGACCACAACGGGCTGGTTTCAGAGATAGCTGGAGTGTGCGTCAGGTTTACCGCCCCTCCACCCCCACTAGGAATCGCAAAGAGATCGAAGACTGCGCCGCCGCCGAAGTCCTGCTCATAGACGATCCACTTCCCGTCTGGCGACCATACCGCGCTCGATTGACGGTCGTCAGATTGCGAGAGCTGAATGGGCCAACCGCCGGCCGCGGAAACTTTCCACAGATTCAGCCGCCCAGTCAGATTGGTGGTCAATACCACCTCGCGGCCGTCAGGTGACCACGATGGGCTAAAAACTGTGCGCGTGTAATACAGGTCGTCTATAGGAACTGCTCCTGCCCCAGGATTGCTGGCAGAAGTGATGGCCTTAGGGTCGGTAGGCTGGCGCTCATCCGGCGAACTAGCCGCAGTTGCCAAAGCGTTTGCCGTTAAAAAAAGAGTGGATAGAAGAAAAACGAATGCGCCACGCCGATTGCTCAAGGTCTTCTCCTCGGTGCTCAACAACCAACAGTCTGGGATTGAGTAGCCGCAAAGTTTACCGCAACCGCCCTGGTTTTCAGCCAATGTAAGATTGTCGGGTGGTGGGCTGTTTTGAAATTCTAGCTTGTGAATCGCTTAAAAATCAGGCGTGACAGGTATTGGCACATTAAAAGGACGCTGAGTGCAGCGACCCCAGAATGCCAACCGATTGGTTGAGAGCCGTCAGGATAAGTTACTTCCCAAAGTGGAACGGGAGAGTACAGCCACGCCCAAAGAATAGTAAGGCAGAGAAGGAATCCAAACGCGATTTGCATGGCTAGGATGCCTTTTTTCATGCTGCCGCTCCCTGCACCTTATGCTCCAATAATCCCACCAATTCTTCCAAACTCCAAACATGATCCGCGAAGCCCGCTTCCATGGCGGGAGTAATACGCAGAGTTTGGTACGACGCCGCTACCATCAATGCCTTAAAACGCGAACGCGAGGAAAATGACGACGTGAATGAGGACATCATGCCACAGGAGGCTTGCCATTGACAGGTGAGTTAAATTCAAAACAGCCCACTACCGATTCTCGTCCCGAGTGAAGCGAGGAATGCCTACGGCGCGTGGGCGGATAGGAGTGCATAGGGATCCTCCCTGTGCTCGGGATGACATCTAAGAAAAGCGACGCCGTCCGCAAGGATTCATTCATGACCAGGTCCGAAAAGAGCGGTGAAGGAGTTTTCGTTCGGATTTTCGAGTTCCACGCCAAGCCCGGTCGCGAAAGGGAATTTGAAAAGATTTACGGTCCGGAAGGAGATTGGGCCCAGCTATTCCGGCGCAGCGAAGCCTTCATTCGCACCGAGCTGCATTGCGATAGGGAGACCAAAGGACGCTACGTCACCGTGGACTACTTTGCATCGCTCCCGGAGTTCGAGAAGTTGCTGGCAGAGCATCGCGCCGACTACGAGGCGCTGGACCATCGTTGCGCGGCAGTGCGTGCCTCAGAGAAATGTATAGGCTCTTTCCTCAACCGCGAGTAAGAAAGGGGCCGGGGTTATGCGCTGATGGGCACGCCTGCCGAAACCATCTCTTCCACTATCTTTCGGGCTGCCAGGCCGGGATCTTTCGCTGCGGTCACTGGCCGGCCGACCACCAGGTGGGTAGCTCCGGCCGCAATAGCCTCGGCCGGGGTGGTCACGCGGGCCTGGTCGCCTGGGTCGCCGCCGGCCGGACGTACACCCGGAGTCACGATGGCGAAGCCCGTGCCCAATTCGCGTCGCACCTCGCGCGCTTCCAATGGCGAGGCCACGATTCCGCCGCACCCGGAAACCCGGGCCAGGTTAGCCAGTCGCAGGACCTGGTCCACCACCCGTCCGCTGATACCGACCTCGTCCAGGTCCTGATCGCTCAGGCTGGTGAGAACCGTCACTGCTAACACCAGCGGACCCGTCGGCCCCGCTGCCTCGGCGGCCGCCTGCAGCATCTTGCCGCCGCCGCTGGCGTGGACGGTCAGCATGCTGACCTTCAGCCTGGTCGCTTCTGCCACCGCCCCGGACACGGTATTGGGAATGTCATGGAATTTCAGGTCGAGGAAGACTTTGCGGCCAGAGCCAATAAGCTCGCGGACGATCTGCGGGCCTTCTGCCGTAAACAGTTGTTTGCCGACCTTAAAGGTTGAAGCCGACTCCCCGACCGCTGCGACAATCTTTCGTGCCGCAGCAGCCGTGGAAACGTCGAGAGCGATGATGAGTCGGTCGCGCGCTTCGGTCACGCGCTCAGTTTATAGGGAACTAGTCCAAGTTCGCTACAGTTTGGGAAGTGGCCACTTCCGGCTGGACGATGTCCACCCGCACCTGCGTCAGACCGCGGCTCTTAAAGTCGAGCATGCGGGCGGCGCCGTAGGAGACATCAATGATACGGCCGGCCACGTAGGGTCCGCGGTCGTTTACCCGCAAGATTG
The DNA window shown above is from Terriglobales bacterium and carries:
- a CDS encoding 2-oxoacid:acceptor oxidoreductase subunit alpha, whose translation is MAEFSSITIGIAGAAGDGLDKTGDTLAKTAARLGLYAYAYNSYQSVIRGGHIWLRVRLGQERLGSHGDHLHALIALNQDSIERHAPEVESGGIVIFNSDKLRCNIALRDNVVSAPIPVGQLTKPLGPVQPIMQNTVALGALLFLIGLEFDVTAGVFADTFGHKGQAVIDQNVKLARAGYDYAREHFAPLGCKWNFSRKRRPFITGNEAISLGAFAAGCKFYSAYPMTPASAILHWMANHGERCGIAVKQCEDELAVVNTAVGAGFAGVRAMCGTSGGGFALMTEAIGMASMIEVPVVIVEVQRGGPSTGIPTKTEQADLNQVYGASQGDFPRVIIAPTDTADCFHSTVEAFNLAEKYQLPVIIISDLLVSEHPETIEPEELPATVPIDRGELVADWPGGKYKRYAFTSSGVSPRALPGTANAHYIAASDEHDEEGILISDVFTNAAIRRKIAEKRMKKMDLALRDLPAPQLEGPSNADVTLIGWGSCKGVIREAIPQLAALGVIANQLHFKYLLPFHSREAAAILRNCKRTICVELNATGQFARHLRAETGYTVHDHILKYDGEPFEPHHIVEQVQAILEGSQRSLAVTADEAREIAYHYIRVHLGEDVRPGRIERAATNGYREPTWQIEIVSRDSGQRRGDLHVGIETGSTHSWRAA
- a CDS encoding antibiotic biosynthesis monooxygenase, which codes for MTSKKSDAVRKDSFMTRSEKSGEGVFVRIFEFHAKPGREREFEKIYGPEGDWAQLFRRSEAFIRTELHCDRETKGRYVTVDYFASLPEFEKLLAEHRADYEALDHRCAAVRASEKCIGSFLNRE
- a CDS encoding MFS transporter translates to MAFSVALASYWRLVRGNKNFRRLWFAQIISEIGDWFYAVAIYSLLLELTGKASSVAGALVLQVLPQTFVGPMAGVINDRISRKKVMIAADLLRAVIVASMLLVRSRSMVWLIYPLLFLETIMWAFFEPARTAVLPNITAEEDLITANTLGSTTWSANFAIGALLGGLVAAFLGRDAVFIINSASFLLSAALLRRMNFREAHTELHGPLRLRDLVDYSPIADGIRYIRSDARLLATMFVKCGIGIMGVNWVLFPVMGEKVFPLTGDGMSASRGGMFSMSLLMAARGFGSLVGPLLSASWAAQNQSRLRALILFGLVGGGVGYVLLGGAPNLALACTAIVFAHMAASNIWVSSNTLLQLNTEDRFRGRVFSADLGFAMLTMAMSAWIGGLLIDRGVSVRTVAALAGCVMIIPAAVWFRALSLWRRPVPEKAQSPT
- a CDS encoding S9 family peptidase, which gives rise to MSNRRGAFVFLLSTLFLTANALATAASSPDERQPTDPKAITSASNPGAGAVPIDDLYYTRTVFSPSWSPDGREVVLTTNLTGRLNLWKVSAAGGWPIQLSQSDDRQSSAVWSPDGKWIVYEQDFGGGAVFDLFAIPSGGGGAVNLTHTPAISETSPLWSPDGSRLSLDYKLRTESQVDIALLDWKTRQVHKLTNEKTKDHVWSAVAWSGDGKTIYANRANVGHTDSDVYRVDVATGTTENLTPHQGQIIYQASSLAPDGRALLISSNEKAGYSNVALLDVQSKKLSWVTDLKWDAEPGDFAPDGRSFTYGVNEDGRIHSYIVDRQSGRAEKLNFPVGITEASGKPKAFSPDGTRLLVLHQGSTQPSDLWVYQMATRRATQLTHSAIASLNPAQLPASQLVHYKTFDGKVISAFLWMPFNLQRDGSNPGIVLPHGGPTGQTTDYFDKTAAALASRGYVCIAPNVRGSTGYGMAFQKANYQDLGGGDLQDEVYAAQFLAETGYVDAKKIGITGGSYGGYMAMIAIGKTPEVWAAAVELYGITDWLTEQANEDPILQQYDQSILGDPVKDRAVYENASPTKYFQNAKAPLLVLQGENDITDPKEEAEQVVAILKKQGTVVDAHYYPDEGHGFEKRENQIDAMKRTVEWFDRYLKGKK